The Enterococcus rotai genome includes a window with the following:
- the galT gene encoding UDP-glucose--hexose-1-phosphate uridylyltransferase, with translation MSISQTVTDFVTLAIQAGGWMELDRLYLQNRVLAMIGEESLDPVFPVVVTKTSLELLDELVEQALKNGIVQEESADLEIFEAQLMDFLTPPPSVVNAFFAQHYEKDPVDATDYFYKLSKENDYIKTRAIAKNIVFPAETEYGQLEITINLSRPEKDPKQIAAARQATQVNYPKCVLCMENEGYKGRTNYPARTNHRIIRMNLDGESWGFQYSPYAYYNEHSIILSEEHRPMVISKETFHRLTRIIEVLPHYFVGSNADLPIVGGSILTHDHYQAGRHIFPMEKAPIEQYFELSDFPLMNAGIVKWPMSVIRLQSPNSEDLVEAAALILDKWQHYSDEKVSIRAFSEDGTPHHTITPIARRKGSLFEMDLVLRDNNVSDEHPDGIFHPHQEVQHIKKENIGLIEVMGLAVLPPRLNDELQEVEKYVLEKEHHIAEYHKAWADQMKENYSFNEANAKELIQKEVGQIFAQVLADAGVYKRTLEGQAAFKRFIDSL, from the coding sequence GTGTCAATTAGTCAAACTGTTACTGATTTTGTCACGTTAGCTATTCAAGCTGGTGGTTGGATGGAGTTGGATCGTCTTTATTTACAAAATCGGGTACTTGCAATGATTGGTGAAGAGTCATTAGATCCTGTTTTTCCAGTGGTCGTGACTAAAACATCCTTGGAATTATTAGATGAGTTGGTCGAACAAGCTTTAAAAAATGGGATTGTTCAAGAGGAATCAGCGGATTTAGAGATTTTTGAAGCACAATTGATGGATTTTTTAACACCACCACCTTCAGTTGTGAATGCATTTTTTGCCCAACATTATGAAAAAGACCCGGTCGATGCAACGGATTATTTCTATAAATTAAGTAAAGAAAATGATTATATTAAGACACGTGCTATTGCTAAAAATATTGTTTTTCCAGCTGAAACAGAGTATGGTCAATTAGAAATTACCATCAATTTATCTAGACCCGAAAAAGACCCAAAGCAAATTGCGGCTGCACGTCAAGCCACACAGGTAAATTATCCTAAGTGTGTTTTATGTATGGAAAATGAAGGGTATAAAGGTCGGACAAATTATCCGGCTAGAACGAATCATCGGATCATTCGGATGAATTTAGATGGAGAAAGTTGGGGATTTCAGTATTCACCGTATGCTTACTATAATGAACATTCAATTATTCTGTCAGAAGAACATCGCCCTATGGTCATCTCAAAGGAAACATTTCATCGCTTGACTAGAATTATTGAAGTGTTGCCACATTATTTTGTTGGCTCTAATGCAGATTTACCAATTGTGGGTGGTTCGATTTTGACCCATGATCATTATCAAGCAGGACGACATATATTTCCGATGGAGAAAGCTCCGATCGAACAATATTTTGAGCTAAGTGATTTTCCATTGATGAATGCTGGGATCGTCAAATGGCCGATGTCTGTGATTCGCTTGCAAAGTCCTAATTCAGAAGACTTGGTTGAAGCAGCTGCCTTGATTTTAGATAAATGGCAACACTATTCTGATGAGAAAGTCTCGATTCGAGCTTTTTCGGAGGATGGAACGCCGCATCATACGATTACACCAATTGCACGTCGCAAAGGCTCGTTATTTGAGATGGACTTGGTACTACGTGATAATAATGTTTCTGATGAACATCCAGATGGTATTTTTCATCCTCATCAAGAAGTTCAGCATATCAAAAAGGAAAATATCGGGTTGATCGAAGTGATGGGCTTAGCCGTATTACCGCCTCGTTTAAATGATGAACTTCAAGAAGTGGAAAAATATGTTTTAGAAAAAGAACATCATATTGCCGAGTATCATAAAGCTTGGGCAGATCAGATGAAGGAAAATTATTCTTTTAATGAAGCCAATGCTAAAGAACTAATTCAAAAAGAGGTGGGGCAAATTTTTGCTCAGGTTTTAGCCGATGCTGGTGTTTATAAACGTACGCTAGAAGGTCAAGCTGCCTTTAAACGTTTTATCGATAGTCTATAA
- the galE gene encoding UDP-glucose 4-epimerase GalE translates to MSILVLGGAGYIGSHAVDQLINKGYEVIVIDNLQTGHRQSIHEKAKFYQGDIRDKKFMQDVFTKETIDGVIHFAASSLVGESVEKPLVYFNNNVHGTQITLEVMEEFGVKHIVFSSTAATYGEPKEMPIVETMPTNPENPYGESKLMMEKMMKWCDKAYGIRYVALRYFNVAGAKSDASIGEDHDPETHLIPIILQTALGQREYLGIYGEDYDTPDGTCIRDYVYIEDLIAAHIAALDYLQKGNESNIFNLGSNTGYSVKEMLEAARAVTGKEIPAKVLPRRLGDPSKLVASSEKAKMVLGWEPQVTDIKQIIKTAWEWHVSHPKGYE, encoded by the coding sequence ATGTCAATTTTAGTTTTAGGTGGGGCAGGTTATATTGGCTCACACGCAGTAGACCAACTGATCAATAAAGGATACGAAGTGATTGTGATCGACAATCTACAAACAGGTCATAGACAATCAATTCATGAAAAAGCTAAATTTTATCAAGGTGATATTCGCGATAAAAAATTTATGCAAGATGTCTTTACAAAAGAAACAATCGATGGTGTGATTCATTTTGCTGCAAGTTCATTAGTTGGTGAGTCGGTAGAAAAGCCATTAGTCTATTTTAATAACAATGTTCATGGTACGCAAATTACGTTAGAAGTAATGGAAGAATTCGGCGTAAAACATATTGTATTTTCTTCAACCGCTGCAACATATGGAGAACCAAAGGAAATGCCGATCGTCGAAACAATGCCAACAAATCCAGAAAATCCCTATGGTGAAAGTAAATTAATGATGGAAAAAATGATGAAATGGTGTGATAAAGCCTATGGGATTCGTTACGTAGCTCTTCGTTATTTTAATGTAGCCGGGGCAAAATCTGATGCTTCGATTGGTGAAGATCATGATCCAGAGACGCATTTGATTCCGATTATTTTACAAACGGCTTTAGGACAAAGAGAATATCTAGGTATTTATGGTGAGGATTATGATACCCCAGATGGCACGTGTATTCGTGATTATGTTTATATTGAAGACTTGATTGCAGCCCATATCGCAGCTTTAGATTATTTACAAAAAGGAAATGAAAGTAACATTTTTAACTTAGGTAGCAATACAGGCTATTCCGTTAAAGAGATGTTGGAAGCAGCACGTGCTGTAACTGGCAAAGAAATACCAGCAAAAGTCTTGCCTCGCCGTCTAGGCGATCCAAGTAAACTAGTTGCTTCAAGTGAAAAAGCTAAGATGGTTCTGGGCTGGGAACCTCAAGTTACGGATATCAAACAGATCATCAAAACTGCTTGGGAATGGCATGTTAGTCATCCTAAAGGGTATGAATAA
- a CDS encoding immunoglobulin-like domain-containing protein gives MKKNTIKHTIIIGFISILSIFLLIGGYIFTDAYSRANSLNAKPKKTNITLVKNVPTDKELSKQNVTPKKKQNKDKIVAVNTTKDTIAPTISAPEETVEQNSQVNIYEEVTATDNKDGDLTVKLSADKTLDTSVLGTQIIHYSVTDASGNSGGADRTFTIIPKSEPVVVAATPQAEPQVTEQPAAPAEPAQTEVATTPVAPVAASSSPMTITMNGQTIPYQNGGQGSGQSVIDSNPGGVASTWGGAAVQSGDDGQNTHFIGHNPGAFSTVFSLGSGSQIVVTDANGTPTTYTVRTLLQLDDYGIEVGTGTDYWDLTVGTGGGERVTLQSCVNDNINLFVIAYK, from the coding sequence ATGAAAAAAAACACAATTAAACACACAATCATTATTGGTTTCATCAGTATTTTAAGCATTTTTTTACTTATTGGTGGTTATATTTTCACCGATGCCTACAGTCGTGCAAACAGCCTGAATGCTAAACCGAAAAAAACAAACATTACCTTAGTCAAAAACGTTCCAACTGACAAAGAATTAAGTAAACAGAACGTCACACCTAAGAAAAAGCAAAATAAGGACAAAATAGTTGCTGTAAATACGACCAAAGATACTATTGCGCCAACTATTTCCGCTCCAGAAGAAACGGTTGAACAAAATAGCCAAGTAAACATCTATGAAGAAGTCACAGCAACTGATAATAAAGATGGAGACCTTACTGTTAAATTATCTGCAGATAAAACACTAGATACCTCTGTTTTAGGCACCCAAATAATCCATTATTCAGTAACTGATGCAAGTGGCAATTCTGGTGGGGCTGACAGAACATTTACGATTATTCCAAAAAGTGAACCTGTTGTGGTTGCGGCTACACCACAAGCTGAACCTCAGGTGACAGAACAACCAGCAGCACCTGCTGAACCAGCGCAAACCGAAGTAGCAACCACACCTGTGGCACCTGTAGCGGCGAGTTCTTCACCAATGACAATCACGATGAACGGCCAAACGATTCCTTATCAAAACGGCGGTCAAGGGAGTGGTCAAAGCGTAATCGATTCTAATCCTGGTGGTGTTGCTTCTACCTGGGGAGGTGCGGCTGTTCAATCAGGTGATGATGGGCAAAACACTCATTTTATTGGTCACAATCCTGGTGCTTTTTCAACAGTCTTTTCATTAGGCTCAGGTAGTCAAATTGTTGTGACAGATGCAAACGGCACTCCCACAACGTATACGGTACGCACTTTACTTCAATTGGATGATTATGGCATTGAAGTTGGAACTGGAACCGACTATTGGGATCTCACTGTAGGTACAGGCGGTGGTGAGCGAGTTACACTTCAAAGCTGTGTCAATGATAATATCAATTTGTTTGTTATTGCCTATAAATAA
- a CDS encoding LacI family DNA-binding transcriptional regulator: MATIKDIASLAGVSPATVSRVLNYDPDLSVGIQTKQKVFEAAEELNYTKHKKGPKTAKAKILFVQWYDEVEELEDIYYLSIRLGIEKKAEEMRIELVKRSMEELDHETADGILALGKFDKAEADFLFDKNPNLLFVDFDALDLGYNSLVIDFQQSMSAVLTYLAQHGHQEIGILAGEEYTRGSHELLEDKRLTIFKEILEQKDLLHEEYILKAPFTVNSGYDVMKQFLSRQPQTFPTAFFASSDALAVGALKAIQEVGLKVPEDISVIGFNDISVAKYVSPPLTTIKIHTEWMGELAIETILSIIYEQAPIARKITIATELIERASTR; this comes from the coding sequence ATGGCAACGATCAAAGACATCGCATCATTAGCAGGTGTTTCACCTGCAACAGTTTCTAGAGTGCTGAATTATGATCCGGATCTTTCTGTTGGAATCCAGACAAAGCAAAAAGTCTTTGAAGCGGCAGAAGAGTTAAACTATACAAAGCATAAAAAAGGTCCAAAGACGGCTAAAGCAAAGATCCTATTCGTTCAGTGGTATGACGAAGTAGAAGAATTAGAAGACATTTACTATCTATCGATTCGTTTAGGGATTGAAAAAAAAGCAGAAGAAATGCGTATTGAGTTGGTCAAACGTTCTATGGAAGAATTAGATCATGAAACTGCAGATGGGATTTTGGCTTTAGGAAAATTTGACAAAGCTGAAGCAGATTTTCTTTTTGATAAAAATCCTAATTTGCTGTTTGTTGACTTTGATGCGCTTGATTTAGGGTATAATTCTCTAGTCATCGATTTTCAACAAAGTATGTCTGCTGTTTTGACTTACTTAGCTCAACATGGACATCAAGAAATCGGTATACTTGCTGGAGAAGAATATACTCGAGGAAGTCATGAATTACTTGAAGATAAACGATTGACAATTTTTAAAGAGATTCTAGAACAAAAGGACTTGTTGCATGAAGAGTATATTTTAAAGGCGCCGTTCACTGTTAATAGTGGCTATGATGTGATGAAACAGTTTTTAAGTAGACAGCCTCAAACATTTCCAACGGCCTTTTTTGCATCTAGTGACGCACTTGCTGTGGGTGCCTTAAAAGCGATTCAAGAAGTTGGATTAAAAGTACCGGAAGATATTTCGGTGATTGGGTTCAATGATATCAGCGTAGCCAAATATGTTAGTCCACCGTTGACTACAATTAAAATCCATACAGAATGGATGGGTGAGCTAGCGATTGAAACGATATTGTCGATTATTTATGAACAAGCACCGATTGCAAGAAAAATCACGATTGCAACAGAATTGATCGAGAGAGCATCAACGAGGTGA
- a CDS encoding helix-turn-helix domain-containing protein, whose product MERLLSPSMHRRVLLLNLLNGPNSWITSDYLAESIDCSKKTIMLDCQYIEDRWPDYLTIETSRKHGIRLIASPHRSIHDIYIEIIQESNAFSLLESIFFEPMQPAVYWEKKLFLSNSSLYRLSNIISSALKDRNIQMSRSPYFVHGKDERQIRYFFTCYFIEVYGIREWPFHLDRTKVFKLSNKINQKFALELNDSQIVHLAYSIAVTIIRERQGFLIQDRKDPINSFVKTTIDVRKYQADVEEIAEPLNVVLPDNWYEDFCYSIFWWDFGWDNEQEKVNVIYQAENLVKTIKEALSISISEQSKISIVRLIEYLYAKHKMFPYKKFMVYDRYLYSSRAIKQNFIVFTAVVTKALGVLEAKMKFPWQSMYLDSILHEMAIRWQDLSKLTDEMRHQLSVLVLSDLGKEHAQLLSSVLKENFRNKVNLSVQENHFYDQLVNSVDQQYDLYVSNYALETIDEKINMIVEDIPSFKNITDLRKYIDKRRLVLPKDIAYLNT is encoded by the coding sequence ATGGAACGATTGTTATCGCCATCTATGCATCGTAGAGTGTTGTTGTTGAATTTATTAAATGGTCCAAATAGTTGGATTACATCCGATTATTTAGCTGAAAGTATCGATTGTTCAAAAAAAACAATCATGTTGGATTGTCAGTACATAGAAGATCGCTGGCCCGATTATCTGACGATCGAGACCTCTAGAAAACATGGAATCCGACTGATTGCTTCACCACACAGGTCGATCCATGATATTTACATTGAAATCATTCAAGAATCAAATGCATTCTCTTTGTTAGAATCGATCTTTTTTGAACCAATGCAGCCAGCTGTTTATTGGGAAAAAAAATTATTTTTAAGTAATTCTAGTTTATACCGTCTTTCAAATATAATCAGTTCGGCACTCAAAGATCGTAATATTCAGATGAGCCGATCTCCTTACTTTGTTCATGGGAAAGACGAGCGGCAGATTCGCTACTTTTTTACTTGCTATTTTATTGAAGTATATGGAATCCGAGAATGGCCATTTCATCTAGATCGTACAAAAGTTTTTAAGCTGTCTAATAAGATCAATCAGAAATTTGCTCTAGAACTAAATGATAGCCAAATCGTTCATTTAGCTTATTCAATTGCGGTCACGATCATTCGCGAACGGCAAGGATTTTTGATTCAGGATAGAAAAGATCCAATCAATAGTTTTGTTAAAACGACGATCGATGTCAGAAAATATCAAGCGGATGTTGAAGAAATCGCGGAACCTTTAAATGTGGTATTGCCTGATAATTGGTATGAAGATTTTTGTTATTCTATTTTTTGGTGGGATTTTGGTTGGGATAATGAACAAGAGAAAGTAAATGTTATCTATCAAGCAGAGAATCTAGTCAAAACGATAAAAGAGGCGCTGTCTATTTCTATCTCAGAACAAAGTAAAATAAGCATTGTCCGTTTGATTGAGTATCTCTATGCCAAACACAAGATGTTTCCTTATAAAAAGTTTATGGTATATGATCGTTACTTATATTCAAGCCGGGCAATCAAACAAAATTTCATCGTTTTTACAGCTGTCGTTACGAAAGCTTTAGGAGTATTGGAAGCAAAAATGAAATTTCCTTGGCAATCAATGTACCTAGATAGTATTCTTCATGAAATGGCGATTCGTTGGCAGGATCTTAGTAAATTGACAGATGAGATGAGACATCAATTATCTGTTTTGGTGTTAAGCGATTTAGGCAAAGAACATGCGCAGTTGCTAAGCTCTGTTTTAAAAGAAAATTTCCGGAACAAGGTCAACCTATCTGTTCAAGAAAACCATTTTTATGATCAATTGGTGAATAGTGTTGATCAACAATATGACCTATATGTATCAAATTATGCACTTGAAACGATAGATGAAAAAATCAACATGATCGTTGAAGATATTCCGTCATTCAAGAACATAACGGATCTACGAAAATATATTGATAAAAGACGACTGGTCTTACCTAAAGATATTGCCTATTTAAATACCTAA